The following DNA comes from Lathamus discolor isolate bLatDis1 chromosome 5, bLatDis1.hap1, whole genome shotgun sequence.
TTCTCTATTATCTTGCTGTTTATTGTAAGCAAGCAAAGATTTAAATCTGCATCAGTTGGAAATGATGGGCAACTTCAATTCCCCAGTGCCTTTGACCCGGCCACCTCAGAGAACGCAAGGAAGGAGTGATTCCCAAGCACCACCAACCTGCAACATCAACCTGAATTCAGACCAGCACAGACCCTTTGGGAATATATGCCTATATGGCCTATATGCACCTGTCCTCTGCAGCTAAATAACTACGCATTAGAACCAGTCACTGGATGATGAGTGAAGAATTTCAGAGCTGCCAACTGAGGTTTGGGGGGGACAcccatgaaaaaataaagaaatcatcCTGCAAATGCAGCCCAAGGGCTGTTATGGAAAGGGCACAGATTACACTTTGGGCTGTGTTTATGGTATTATTTTTGATTTGCAACTTTTTCCCTATGTAACGCACTGTGTGGAAAGTTGGTGCAGTCTAACTGACACTGCAATCTAACCTGGATATCTATTTAAGGATAGAAATTGGCTGAACAGAGCTGTGAAAAACTGCTTGGATTTCGCTTTCCAAAGGCAGGGTTAGCACGACCTGACTAAAACTGCAGGAGTTCAGCACCAGCTGGGTTGATGGATCTCGCTCTGAACTGTTACAAGTAGGAGGTAGGGACTGGTCTGATGAAAATTCAAGCAACCCTCTTTTCGGTGACCATACCCTGAACTGTGCCTACGCAAACCACACCACCTCTGGAGAGTAGTAAAAAATCAGAGCCACCTTCAGTAGTCATGTAGAAATGTAATCTGCCCCCAGCAACCACCCTGCTCTTTGAATCCATGGACAGATTGTGCAGAGCTCTCCTCTccgaaaaaaccccacaacccacCCAGACAACACAGCAACTCTCTGACTTTGGCAGAACTGCTGTCCTTATTTTCATAAACATCCCTATTGTCCCCCAGGGAGGCTGCAGTTGTGCCAGTGAAGACAAAACTGGAACACAGCCCCTTTTCCACACAGAGAGGTACACATAAAGGCACTTTCTGTACTATGTGAGCTCAAGAGTCACTGCTCCAGGCATGTCCTGCTGTCCCCTCCTCACAGCCACACTCCTGCTGTGTCCTTGCTGGTACTACAACAGGGTGAAGGAGGGTTTCAGGATTCATTCACACGCTCACTCATTTCTAAGAGCTATCGTGTCAAGCATTTGtagtagaaataaaaaagtgagCTGTGGCTGGGATTTTCCCAATTGTGGTTTGGtaaggagagaagaaaacagatgctTTCCAGCCACAGCAGATCTGTTAGTTTGTTCTTCTGTTTACTAGCAGCTCCCaattcccttctcctcccaagTCATGCTGCTCCTTCATTGGTAAGGTCTGGAGTCCTTCACTTAGCCACTGTgtaagagagaggagaaaaaaaggagaaaccgCCTGGCTTGACTGTCACTCACACAAAGGGGAAATAACCATCTGGTCTGTGTTGGCAGCAAGCACTATGCGAGCCCTCATTCCAAAAACTGGCTGGGTAAAGTGCTTGGGGTTGGACCATGAAAGCAGCCATGGACTCAGAGGCCGTGGCTCTTGgacctccctgctcctgcctttccTCCAGTAAATCACTTCAGCAGAACTGAGGGAAACAACCTGATGTACAGGAGGGGAAGCGCTCAAATTGTTTTCCATATGGGCAGGCAGGCCTATAGCATAAACATACCTTCCACACACAGTGACCATTATATTTCCAGAACTGTTAATAGATGGGAACTAATTAGATAGAGATACAGCAGTGTGAGTGCCAACGGAGAGCCTGGTGATGTGCTATCAATACACCACCCATTACTGTATCTTTTCCTCCAGGGAAATTGAAAGCATTATGCCCTGTGTACAGCTGTGCCCTATTTGTAATCTAAGCTTCTGGCCTGGCTAATCACCACCCATTAAACTCCCATTAAAATCTCCATGAGTCACACATTTTCCATATCAAACCCTATGTCTTAATCATGAAACATAGTGAGCTCAGAAATATGACGGTGTACATTGCTGGAAGTGAAGGCAAGGCAGAACTGAGCTGTGTAGGTCTCTGAGATACTCTCTGAGATACGTTTAGATACACATTTAACAGACCTACTGACCGATATGCCACTTTGTCCCAGGAATCCTGCTGGGACTATCAGCAGgggtgctgcagctgccaggGAGCCTCAGAAGAAATTCTCGGGAGAATGGGATGACAATATTTCTGTGAGAATGTGCATCTGCCCATGGAATTTACTAAGGGAATTACAGATATCATGGGACTGCTAACTAACAAAAAACCAGATACAGCAGTGAGCAGAAGATCAGTAGTAAATGTacagggctgcagagcagttGATTGAGATTCCTATGAGTTTCAGCCCCAAACAAGTCTATAGACTTCAGAAGCATAGAAATGATAGGTCTCAGGAAGACTTCAAAGGTCTTCTACAGCATCTCTGCCCCTGCAAAGCAGGACAGCTCTCTTTTTGCCCTTCTGGACAAAAGTGAATTTTGCACCTTGGATTTCTGCCAGAGTCAAGCTGAGACCACCCATCAGTTTTGCGTGACAACCCAGGGTCAATACTACATGGGCCAGATCTGATGCGGTTAAGTGAGAAAATGGCTTTCAGGGTGAATTCAGCAGCGGATGCAGACGTAATGTGCATCTACAAAGAGCTGTGCTATGACACAGCCACGTCTCCTGCACCTGTGAAACAGAGGATCCACCGCGGGAAGCACCAGACAGACCACAGTTTTACAAGTCTGTTTTACACCTAAATCCACCACTGAAGTATTCCAAACCTTTGATGCTCAGCCTTAGCTCCTCTTTTTCACTAAAGACTGGTACTCAGAATACTGGGTTGTAATTTGCCTCTGTCAATGAATCAGTAGAACTAATATCATGCATTTAACATCAAACATTGATGAATTTTCGTAACGGACTGCTAGAATACTGTTGCCCTTATGTTCCTGATGTGGCCAGGTTGGGGGGAAGTCAGCAACAGACCCTGAAGATATACGGGGAGACCAGAGGTAGAATTTTCCTGATTCTTCGATCTCTTCAGTTAAACTAAACCTTATTACTTGGACACATAATTCTtactaagaaatattttaagcaaGACTTTTATTGCATATTGTCATGCATTACTAAATAATTACATAATACTACTTCTATAGAAGTTCAATGCTTAGATTTGCAAGAACTAGTTGGCACTGGCAAAGTGTGTGTCTGCATCTGCTTGCAGACGGTAAACTGTTCCcgtcagctttaaaaaaaacaaaccagaaacattTCCCTGAATCTTGGCTACTGCACTCCCCCATGTTTTTAACTATTCCTAGTGTAACTTCATCCTGTGGTGCACCTTTAAACTGCAAAACCTAAGATCTCTAAGCAGGCAAAGGACAGGCTGTACCCACTGCCCTTTAATGGTAAAGAGAAGCTGCGCACACTGCAGCCCCCTCTACACATCCCACCTCATGCTGATGATGCTAGATGGAACCTTTACCTGGCAAGTGTCTCATCTTTTCCATCCATAACAGCTAGAAGGgtgctttttttaattatttttattcttttaggaaagaaaaaaaccccaactcccctaaaaggaaagaggaagccAGAAATTTCATAGCTCCTCAGTCCTGCCCCGTGATGCTTCTTCCTGTCTCTGAATTTCCACCTGCCCCTTCTGCATATATAAGGCAGCACACGTGGGGTAGAACTGTTTAGTTGCCTGCCTCCGTGCAAAGGATTAGTAGCAGTGGGGAGTGATgctgtttctcctttcctctgcagctcacGGGAGGTGAAGGAGCTCTGGCTGGACTCGCTCCTTGGGTAAGTACTGCCTGGGATAAAATCTGCGGTGTTGCGGCTGAGGTCGGTGGGGTGCTCCAGACACAGCTGTacagagatgtacaaaaatacAGAGGGGAGAGGTGCTCCCACTGCTGAGCGCGGCTCGTGGGCAGTGCTGACTGACTCGCTGAGCCTTGTGTTTGCAGATTAACAACCACGTGTAGCTGTCAGCACTTGCTCATTTTTTGTATGgatcagaaaaggaaagctgcttcttttctgttttaaccAAGAGCCAGATAGGGCAGCTGGGCTGAGTGCACTCCACAGAAGGGCTTTATGACTGACTTGTGTGGGCTATCTTGCTGGTTCAGGATCATACTTAAATACTAGACTGCAGGGAAGAAAGACAAGAAGGGTGCAGTTTTACAAAGCTCTCTCTCTGTCTGTTCCCTGTTCAACAAACAGGCAAACAAAAGCACCGAAGGAAAGCAGAGTGTCCAGAGCTCCCCCGTTCAAACTCCTAATGAAAGTGTTAAGCAGCTGTAATACTGTGAGTGTCTTTATTGTTCAGCTCTGTCAACACAGTGATTTTGAAAAGCTCTGATTTCTAAACTGTAGCATTCAATTACTCACCTggtgtctttgttttcttgcctAGTCAAAGACACTAAGTACTGGGAACATGGAGAATCTGATTGAGTGCCAGTCAGAGGTAAGCAGCCGCTACGTTTCCCCCTCCCTGATCTTTCTTGGGTACATATGTGGAATATCTTAGCAAAGTGAGGGTGTCCCCTgtaggagctgctgcctgcctacCATTATCCAAGAGTGGGCAGAGCCCTACAAAGGCAAACCATGCAACACTACAGAAGGAGCTGGGAATGGCTGTGAGCAGCCAGCTCATTCCTTGGGGTCCCAAGGAGCTTTGCTGAGGAATCTGGCAGGCTCCAAAGCCGTCAGGgctccctggaggagtctgggagGTATTCTCCAGTGCCAGGGGAGTACACAGAAGAGCAGGCTGTGCCCTGCTGTGGCTTCTCTGGATCTAAAGAACACCTGAAAGAGCTTGAGGTTGTGACCTGCCAGGCAGGTCTAGGGTGGCTGGCTGAAGGGTTTACCACAAACCGCTCTCTTGGGCAGTGAGGCAGTCACTCCTGAACCGAGGTACCTCTTCAGCCTCGGGGTGTTCATGCCCTTTACCTCAGGGTGTTGGGCATGATCTGGTTATTCCTGGAGCCTCCCACAGGtttctgaggagctgcagcagctcactgGTGGCCTTTGCTGCTGGTGGCAGCTTTGTAACCCCAACTTGATTCTTGCAGGCCGATACCAAGAAATGCCCCCCGCTGGTTCCAGCAGATACTGAAGATGGACTTTGCCACTTAGCTGGTGAGTTTTAAAGACAAACTGAGAAGCTTCTACCTACAAGCTTCttcaaaacaacccaaacctgCCCACTTCACCTCCCTGAGAGCAATCCACAGCCCTCAGTGCCATCCAGCACCTTTAGCCCTGGAATGCCAACTAGCTTGCAGATGGCTTCCTTCCCTTATGTTCAGTGGCAGAGGTGACAGTGCTGAGTGCCAGAGGTCTTGTATCCCTATTCCCTGGTCCTCAGAACCCTGtttctttatgttctctggCATCGGTGGGAAGTAAATGTGCTCCTTTCTCACTTGAGCATCGCCACTGGGGTGTGGCTCTCAAGGAAGTACCGAGTACTGCTAGCAGTGGTTGCACACCAGCCCAAACAAATCCTCttggcagcagcaacagcacttgttttttcttgccCACCCATAAACAACCCAGAGGAGAACATTGGCAGGGCAGGGTCAGATTTGGAGTAGACCATCGTATCAGGTCGTTTTTCAGGAGTatcaaaagcaaacattttacaTGACACTATAATATTAGATGACTTTCTCATAGGTTTTAACCCCTCCCTACCAAGGACTTTGCTACGCCACAAATACTGGTCCTGAGAACTTATCTGCATAAAAGACAATTTCACTTTGGATTAGAAAGGCAAGTCCTTTATAGGAAATTTGCAGAAATTTCCTTTAAGCTTCCTAGAAAGCTTTAGAAAGCTTTCTAGCAACAGAATCCTCCTTTTCTCACTgtttctgaaaggagaaaaaaggcacATCCCATCCCAATACAACTGTCATCTCCAGATTCCTAGTATGCCCTCCTCTTTAAGATGCAGATGCAAAACTGATGCTAAAAGATTTCTTCCATTGTCTGGTTGACAGGGAGCAAGCACTAGCTCTAGCAGGACCATTATCATTAAAGCTGGCTCCAGAGCTGGCAAAGCTGGAGCCATGTGTTTTTATTTGAGCCTGTGAAAGAGGCTGAAAAGCAGGAGCCCCTAGTTCCACTCCTGACCTAAGGCTGAGGCACAATCAGACTGTGTAGTGAGATGTCCTTGTGAGCTGCCCAAGTGACATATCTGCCTTAGATATTTATCACAGAAACCACTGCAATATCAGAAATCTCTgtaaatgctgtatttctgtgcCTTGTATGTTCCCACTCTCTAAGAAGAAATGGTGACTACAAGGTAAaagaaaacaccccaaacagGAAAGGTGGTGTCCTTAGAGGGACAGTCACAGTTTCACAGTTTAGGCTGTCATTTCCTTAGTAACCACTTAGTTGTCTTTCAGTTTCTCCCAGTTTAGTTTGAGTTGTTTTAACATACATCTCTGCACTGCACACAGATGAAATAACATACACATGAAATAACATACACAACCACATAGCgctctctgctttgttttcagggtttttaattgatttttttgctttgcttttgcttgcaGCAGAtggaacaaagaaaagaaagaaggtgaTACCACAGTCATTTACTCTGAGACGAAGCTCTGCCAATGGGAATTCCCTAGGGCAGTTAGACTTGGATGCCAAAATGGCTCTGTTTGGCCAGCCTCTGGCAGCTATCTGTGGGGAAGACGACACACTGCCCCAGCCCATCCAGGTAAGCAAGACTGGCGATACAGTCATCATACTCTGGCTAACAGGGTGAGGCAGGTCCCTGGTACTCGCACAGCAGCACCAAGGAGATGAGTGATTTTGGTGTTTCCCCTCCATGCACACTTCTGATAAATTCAGGGCCCATCCCAGATGTAGAAAGGGTCAGGTCTGTAGGTTTTGTCCAGCTCACTCAACTTCCACAGGAAGTAACTTTGAGTGGAGACAACCCAGGACCAGGAATACGAGTTCTGTTTCTTAGTATAAACATCTGAGATCCTACAGAAGTCATTTCACCAGGACAAACTTCCAAGGATTTCAGTATTTCCCTTAAAAAGGTGTTCAGCTGTGAATACCTAAACATATCTTCTGGATAAAAACAGTCTTGTGATTTTACTCCCACTGATTTGGCTTTTCCAATAGATAGGCTTATGTCTCTTCTAAGCAATATTTTCTTGGCTTCGGAGGGAAAGGATTTGAACTAAGACTTAAGACATCCCTTATTTGCTTCTGGAAAGAAGCAGGAATGCCTCCAATGAAATTAGCAGAATTCATCAGTCAAAAAACAGGGTGGGTTGAGAGAAAATCAGGTTATTACTCATGTAATCTACTTGGAGAAAGAACTAGATAATGACCAAATCAGAGCACagtgtatttctgtttctaaagaaaTATTCAGATACTAAAGGACCTTTTTTTCAGTAAGTGTTCTTCCATTCCTGTCTTTTCCCCTGCAGGATCTCTTTGCTATGTTGTATAGGAAAGGACCTTCCACTGAAGGGATATTCAGAAAAGCTGCCAATGAGAAAGCACGAAAGGAGTTAAAGGAGGACCTAAACAAAGGCGTGAATGTTGatttgaaaagcaaatctgTGCACCTGCTGGCAGTGGTCTTGAAGGTGAGCTCCTCTGACACTGGGAAGACATTGCTTATCTTCACAGGCCCACTTCAGTGTCAGAGCTGACCTATGTGGGTCTCCAAGCTAAAGCCAGAGCAAAGACAGACTAAATGTTTCAGGGTTGGAAAAGTTTGGCATTTGCTTTTTCCACCTGATTTTCAGTCCCATTTGTTGTGCTGTGGATTCCTGTGACCACAGGAAACTCGCTTTgtcctcctcagcatcctcccAAGAGAGGAATACTGAGATTATGTATGGGTGAACAGAAAGAAGCTAAGACCTGAGTCCTATTGTTACCCTAAGTGCAAGTGCACCTGGCATGTATTTGTGTAGtgcactgctctgccagtgatGATGATCTGGTAGCTGAAGCCAGCCTGCCTCCTAGTGAGCTCACATCGCAGTGATGATCCCTCTGTGATCAGGGGTAGTGTCCGCAGCCTCAGCTAAATCTCTTGACCTTGCAGGACTTCCTCCGAAATATTCCCTCTAAACTGCTGTCAGCCAACCTCTACGAGAAGTGGATGCAAGCTCTGGAGAAGCcaagcaagcaggaaaaaattGAAGAATTGAAAGAGTAAGTTCGGCAACCAGAAAGTTTTGCAACCAGCCCCAGTGTGATGGAGGGGCTGATAGGGGCCAATGATATCTCTCAAAAATGAGAGTCTCATTTAAAAGCATGTTATTTATATCAGCTTGCTATTGCTTCACAGGGTTTGGTTTAGAGGGTTATAGCAACAGCACTTCCTGGAGTTATTTGAGATTGCCCTGTGAAAATACTACTgtaggaagaggggagaggctGCAGTGTGCCACTAACACAGACACGGTGCTGTGGGACAGGCTCTGACAGGGAGGCTGCACATCTGCTGGGGCTGAGGTCAGGCACATGGAGACCACCACCACGTTTTGCTCTTTAGAAGGAGCAGATGTGGAGGCCGGCTGGGAGTGCTTTGAATGCTGCACAGCACAATCACATGCCTTTGGGAAGCCTGCAGTGACATCTCCTGATGTCGTCCCATCTACTCAAGGACATGGACTGCTGTAGAGCTTGCCTTTCCATCAAGACCTTGTAATTCAAGGTCTTAAAATTAACCACACACTCAACTGCTGCTGGGGATTTCTGGATGATACTTCTGCTAAGCAGTGACAAAAAGCACACACATGCCTCTTTCTGGAGGAAGTGTCATCTGTGTGAGTTTCATTGAAACTTGCTCAAATGAAGAAGCAGTGGCCGCTGCACCATGAATTAACGTCACGTTTTATTTCTGTCCATGCAGGGTGGCTGAAAAGCTTCCGAGGCCAAACCTGGCCGTGCTCAAGCACTTGCTCTCTCTGCTCCACCGCATCAGCCAAAACGCTGAGACCAACAGGATGGACTCCAGCAATCTGGCCATTTGCGTGGGCCCAAATATGCTGAGCCCAGAGACAGACAATACGATCCCTCTGGAAGTGCAGAAGGAGATGAATGACAAGGTGTGTTGACTCACCACCCAGCCACCCCCTTCCAGGCAGCTCAGAGCATCCAGAGGGATCCCACTGCCACTGCAAAAGCTGAACAAAAGAGCACCCCTGCATATTGGGAGTGCCCCTCACCTCAGGTGCCTGCAATGTGATGGGCAAGGTAGCCCCTTGTTTCATCTCCCTGAGCAAAAGAAGCAGTTGCCCCACAGCTCCCTACATCCTAGTACAGCTCCTGCATTCTTTGCATGCAGAGGGCAAAGGGGCATCAGTGGGCATTGATACCCATGGGCCCTCTGGATAGAGAGGCCAAATCTGTGGCTGATGGTGTTTTGTCTGTATTGGGGCAGATCAGTTTGTCTGCAACATCAGACCTTGTCTTCCTGACAAGGACTCACTCTCTGACTTTAAGCTAGAATTTTGGCAGAAGCcactgtgctgtgtgctgtccTTCATACAAAGACAGCAGGCAGGGCCAGGAAAGACTGTTCAATAtgttttcagctcttctgaCTGAAATAAACTGTTGGTTATTTTTTGTGCAGGTGACAGTGTTGGTGGAGTTCCTCATAAACAACTGCTCAGAAATATTTGGGAAGGACATTACCTTGCCAGTATGTTCCTCAGTTGAGTCACTGGAGCACACAGACAGCTCCACGGGTATGAGAATGGATGGGGGATGTCACAAACTGGGGCTGCTGGGCTAAGTTCTTTAATTTGATATGGGAATACATCTGTGGAAACACAACTGTAGAGGGCTCAAGACATTGTTCCAGTACTCTTCTACAGGAACTCTTTCCATATAATTCCCTTTCATCCTCAGATGATCAGTGGAAAGTAACAGGTGCTCTTTCCCTACAGAATACCTGTGTGCTGCTCATCAGAATGACTCTGCCTACGACAGCCCAGATCCAGAAGCTGAATGCAGCCCTAGTACCTCTCAGGTGGAGCATCCCAAAGGGAGGAGCACTAGTGTGagcagaagatgcccagcctCTGGCTCTTCACTGACTAATTTCAGAGATGACATCAGCATGATGGACAGGAGGTACTCAGAGCCAGACCTGTCCTTCCAGAACCGCCTTGAAGGCAGGATAAGGAATCAGAAACTAAACAAAAGTGAGGACAATTTTCCAGTTCGGCAGAAACAGCTAGGTTTGGAGGCACTGGAGAAACGGCTTGCAATCTTACCTTCACAATTATCAACTGACTCTCTACCTAAAACATCCTCCAGTTGCTCCCTGGAGAGCTCTGATGGCTCAGTCTTCACCAGCTCCCCAGTAGTTTCACCCTCTAGTCccaaaaaaacctttttaaatAGGCCCCAGTCCTTTTCCACAAAGGCCACTGAAAACTGCAGTGTGCCCAGCAGAGAGATCAAAAAGCATTCCATGTCATTCTCTTTTGCAAACCGCAGGAAAACACTAATCAAAACCCAGAGCTGGGGGCCtggaaaaaacatgttttttcaGAGAGACAGTttcacaaagaaagaagaacagTTCTCCTGCAGGGTTGTCCGGGAGAACATCCCTGATGATAACAAACCATTGCCTGTGGAGCATCATCCAAGGCCCCGTTTCAAGTCAGTTGATGAAGTGTTCAGAGAGGTAGACCAGAGGAATCCTGGAAGACCACCCTCTTATGAAGAGGCTATTAAAAACTGCCTGGCCACTAAGGTTGCCTCTCACAGTCTTACAGTTCAAACTATGAGATTAAAAATGTCAAACCAGGACACTTTGTTGCCTCAtccaagcagcagctgtgcacaAGACGCAGCATGTATGGCTTTAAGGGATCTACCTAGTGGAAGAGTTTCTGCAGTGAAGAATTCTGATGTGGAAACTGAAACCCTCAGTGTCACTGTCGGAATAAACTCCCGTGTGAGTTTACCTGTGACCCCGGGAGTCTACCGATTGAGAGCCATGTCTGAATCCTATCAAAAGAACAAACTGGAGTTTGTGGCTCGGAGGTGCAGCCAGCCAGTTTTTGAGGTAGAACAGATCCAGTATGCCAAGGAATCCTATGTTTAAAAAGCCTATCCCTCCTCTTTGTACTGTACAATGTAAATACTGTTAAAATTGACATCTTGCTCATTCTTTGTAAGGTTTACTTTCAAGAGATCAATAATAAGCTAGCTCTGcatgaacttttttttccttgaggcTCTCTTGAAGTGTCTGTCAGCTTGACATGTCACATTCTTTCACCAcaagaggtggtggtggtgaagacCTGTGTATtatgtaaaaatgtaaatgaatatGTTGTACGTAACCTGTTGTGTGGAAAAACTAGTTATTTGTTGATGGAGTGTTGTATTTGTATCCCtgaaaggacaattaaaaggtTGGCAGGTCCAAAACCTGCCCCACcatccttttgttttttgtatGGTCACAGACTCCATGCCATTTGTCATGTGTGTGTCAGGCTGATGCAATCCTTTGCTGATTATCTGCATCAAGAAGTGGGCTTCTGCATTAAGAACTGGGGAAGAGCTGTTCTACCATTAAGGCCACTTCAGCACTCTTCCATAAATCCCTGTATGTGCTGCAATTCCCAATTCCTGCTTGCTGGTGATGAGAATGATCTGACCACGAAGCAGCATTAGCATTGTATACCAAGCCTGGGTTTAGAGGGTCATTGTGAGGATGTATCAAGTAAACCTCATGTGGCCTGAGATGCGTTTAGTCTACATAAACTGGACAGGCtaagcaggaagaaagaaggagtaCCTTCAGGGTTGGTTTTATATGGGGAAAAATCCCTGAACAACAAAAACTCCTGGAAACAAACATTCTGGATTCCAGCTTTAAATAGTTAAAGCTacagctcattaaaaaaaaaataaataaaaaaaatggtagTGTCCTTATAACCTTGTAAAATTGACTGGAAGTGCAATGTGTTTTTACATGTAGGAGCTTGTTTTGGCTAGCACTTAGCTGTCCTTTTATGGCTCAGCATAGCCTTGAATCAGCAGTAGGGagacttttgtttttctcctgtgtaaTGTCACtacaataaaacatttttatgcatgaaTGCTAAAAGGTCCATTGTCTGTCTTTAACACATCCAGGCCTTACATGTACTGTACCTGCTTTTATAGTATTCTGCAGGTACTGCAGGTCTGCTTGAATGACATGGCATACCTAACCAGCAGGAAGAGGAGTAACTGATCAGCACCTGGCCTGACAGGAGAAATTATGTGAGAAGGACCATACTGATAGGCTGCAACTAAAGAAAATGCCACCTCACTCAGGTCCTTAAACAGTGGCACTCTGCTTCCAAGCATGCTGAATGAGCACTGCTGCCAGCTgcaaaaggcatttttcattttctagaaTCTGCAACTCctgagtcacagaatcacagaataggcAATGCTTGAGATCCTCCCGTTCTacccccctgctcaagcaggttGCCCTGGACCATATCTAGATGGCTTTTGAGTATTTCCACAGATGGAGACTCTGCAACATCTCTGGGCAAACAGTTCCCATATTTGACCACCTGCACAGTAAAAAAGTGTCTCCTTGTGTTCAGATGGAACTCCATGTGTTTTAATTTGTGCCTGTTGTCTCCTGTCCTGTGTTGAGTGGGAATGGTAGCTTTCTTTTGTAAAGAACACAAGCATCTTGCCCTCATGGGAGAACAAGTGTGAAGAGAATCCACATGCAGAAGCCACAGATAAACATGAACTTCACAGACAAACACAGATAAACATGAACTTCAGAATGTACTCAAACAATAACACAGCTATTTCTTTGGTAAGTGACTCATTCTTTTTTGAGTGTGACAAAGCTATGGATCCCAAGAGGAGAAACTGCTTGTTTCCTGTCCTGTAACTACAACAGAAAACCTTGGGAGAATAAGCATGGTCACTTCACCAGAGACGAGGAAAGCCTCTAAGTCTAAGGTGTCCTAAGGTAGGCATGAACAATAATACTCATAAAGCTTACCTGTGCTCTAAATATTCAATATAGATGA
Coding sequences within:
- the TAGAP gene encoding T-cell activation Rho GTPase-activating protein isoform X2, which produces MKVLSSCNTSKTLSTGNMENLIECQSEADTKKCPPLVPADTEDGLCHLAADGTKKRKKVIPQSFTLRRSSANGNSLGQLDLDAKMALFGQPLAAICGEDDTLPQPIQDLFAMLYRKGPSTEGIFRKAANEKARKELKEDLNKGVNVDLKSKSVHLLAVVLKDFLRNIPSKLLSANLYEKWMQALEKPSKQEKIEELKEVAEKLPRPNLAVLKHLLSLLHRISQNAETNRMDSSNLAICVGPNMLSPETDNTIPLEVQKEMNDKVTVLVEFLINNCSEIFGKDITLPVCSSVESLEHTDSSTEYLCAAHQNDSAYDSPDPEAECSPSTSQVEHPKGRSTSVSRRCPASGSSLTNFRDDISMMDRRYSEPDLSFQNRLEGRIRNQKLNKSEDNFPVRQKQLGLEALEKRLAILPSQLSTDSLPKTSSSCSLESSDGSVFTSSPVVSPSSPKKTFLNRPQSFSTKATENCSVPSREIKKHSMSFSFANRRKTLIKTQSWGPGKNMFFQRDSFTKKEEQFSCRVVRENIPDDNKPLPVEHHPRPRFKSVDEVFREVDQRNPGRPPSYEEAIKNCLATKVASHSLTVQTMRLKMSNQDTLLPHPSSSCAQDAACMALRDLPSGRVSAVKNSDVETETLSVTVGINSRVSLPVTPGVYRLRAMSESYQKNKLEFVARRCSQPVFEVEQIQYAKESYV
- the TAGAP gene encoding T-cell activation Rho GTPase-activating protein isoform X1 — encoded protein: MENLIECQSEADTKKCPPLVPADTEDGLCHLAADGTKKRKKVIPQSFTLRRSSANGNSLGQLDLDAKMALFGQPLAAICGEDDTLPQPIQDLFAMLYRKGPSTEGIFRKAANEKARKELKEDLNKGVNVDLKSKSVHLLAVVLKDFLRNIPSKLLSANLYEKWMQALEKPSKQEKIEELKEVAEKLPRPNLAVLKHLLSLLHRISQNAETNRMDSSNLAICVGPNMLSPETDNTIPLEVQKEMNDKVTVLVEFLINNCSEIFGKDITLPVCSSVESLEHTDSSTEYLCAAHQNDSAYDSPDPEAECSPSTSQVEHPKGRSTSVSRRCPASGSSLTNFRDDISMMDRRYSEPDLSFQNRLEGRIRNQKLNKSEDNFPVRQKQLGLEALEKRLAILPSQLSTDSLPKTSSSCSLESSDGSVFTSSPVVSPSSPKKTFLNRPQSFSTKATENCSVPSREIKKHSMSFSFANRRKTLIKTQSWGPGKNMFFQRDSFTKKEEQFSCRVVRENIPDDNKPLPVEHHPRPRFKSVDEVFREVDQRNPGRPPSYEEAIKNCLATKVASHSLTVQTMRLKMSNQDTLLPHPSSSCAQDAACMALRDLPSGRVSAVKNSDVETETLSVTVGINSRVSLPVTPGVYRLRAMSESYQKNKLEFVARRCSQPVFEVEQIQYAKESYV
- the TAGAP gene encoding T-cell activation Rho GTPase-activating protein isoform X4: MKVLSSCNTSKTLSTGNMENLIECQSEADTKKCPPLVPADTEDGLCHLADGTKKRKKVIPQSFTLRRSSANGNSLGQLDLDAKMALFGQPLAAICGEDDTLPQPIQDLFAMLYRKGPSTEGIFRKAANEKARKELKEDLNKGVNVDLKSKSVHLLAVVLKDFLRNIPSKLLSANLYEKWMQALEKPSKQEKIEELKEVAEKLPRPNLAVLKHLLSLLHRISQNAETNRMDSSNLAICVGPNMLSPETDNTIPLEVQKEMNDKVC
- the TAGAP gene encoding T-cell activation Rho GTPase-activating protein isoform X3 — encoded protein: MKVLSSCNTSKTLSTGNMENLIECQSEADTKKCPPLVPADTEDGLCHLADGTKKRKKVIPQSFTLRRSSANGNSLGQLDLDAKMALFGQPLAAICGEDDTLPQPIQDLFAMLYRKGPSTEGIFRKAANEKARKELKEDLNKGVNVDLKSKSVHLLAVVLKDFLRNIPSKLLSANLYEKWMQALEKPSKQEKIEELKEVAEKLPRPNLAVLKHLLSLLHRISQNAETNRMDSSNLAICVGPNMLSPETDNTIPLEVQKEMNDKVTVLVEFLINNCSEIFGKDITLPVCSSVESLEHTDSSTEYLCAAHQNDSAYDSPDPEAECSPSTSQVEHPKGRSTSVSRRCPASGSSLTNFRDDISMMDRRYSEPDLSFQNRLEGRIRNQKLNKSEDNFPVRQKQLGLEALEKRLAILPSQLSTDSLPKTSSSCSLESSDGSVFTSSPVVSPSSPKKTFLNRPQSFSTKATENCSVPSREIKKHSMSFSFANRRKTLIKTQSWGPGKNMFFQRDSFTKKEEQFSCRVVRENIPDDNKPLPVEHHPRPRFKSVDEVFREVDQRNPGRPPSYEEAIKNCLATKVASHSLTVQTMRLKMSNQDTLLPHPSSSCAQDAACMALRDLPSGRVSAVKNSDVETETLSVTVGINSRVSLPVTPGVYRLRAMSESYQKNKLEFVARRCSQPVFEVEQIQYAKESYV